In one Denitratisoma sp. genomic region, the following are encoded:
- a CDS encoding addiction module protein: MTAAAIAELSIAERLKLMETIWDSLCASEAGPDSPAWHGEVLGERMQRLDSGADAVSDWKEAKDRIRNQAKAG; this comes from the coding sequence ATGACTGCTGCTGCGATCGCCGAGCTGTCCATAGCCGAGCGACTGAAACTGATGGAAACGATCTGGGATTCCCTATGCGCTTCGGAAGCCGGCCCGGATTCGCCAGCCTGGCATGGTGAAGTGCTGGGCGAGCGCATGCAACGTCTCGATAGCGGAGCGGATGCCGTTTCGGACTGGAAGGAAGCCAAGGATCGTATTCGCAACCAGGCCAAGGCCGGTTGA
- a CDS encoding type II toxin-antitoxin system RelE/ParE family toxin — MQVRIARSAETDLLEGFAFYERQQAGIGDYFLDSLFADIDALTLYAGIHPRFGDRLRRMLAKRFPFAIYYELRDDIATVVAVLDCRQNPASITERLSRS, encoded by the coding sequence ATGCAGGTCAGGATCGCCCGTTCCGCCGAAACCGATCTGCTTGAAGGGTTTGCGTTCTACGAGAGGCAACAGGCTGGAATCGGCGATTATTTTCTCGATAGCCTGTTTGCCGATATCGATGCGTTGACTTTGTACGCCGGCATACATCCCAGGTTCGGCGACCGCCTCCGTCGCATGCTCGCGAAGCGGTTTCCGTTTGCCATCTACTACGAATTGCGGGACGACATTGCCACTGTCGTGGCCGTGCTCGATTGCAGGCAGAACCCGGCTTCCATTACCGAACGCCTGTCCCGTTCCTGA
- the hrpA gene encoding ATP-dependent RNA helicase HrpA yields the protein MKFDPATRLAARPAIAYDDELPVSAKRGEIAEAIQKNQVVIVCGETGSGKTTQLPKICLELGRGAHGLIGHTQPRRIAARATATRIAQELKSELGRAVGFKIRFTDRVSPDSYIKLMTDGILLAETQGDPQLRQYDTLIIDEAHERSLNIDFLLGYLKQLLPKRPELKIVVTSATLDAERFSKHFDGAPVIEVSGRLYPIEMRWRPPADNVDLPEAIVDAVDECHRNGPGDVLVFLPGEREIREAAEALRKHHPPGTELLPLYARQSAQEQQRVFAPAKGRRVVLATNVAETSLTVPGIRYVVDSGLARVKRYSHRNKVEMLQVEDIARSAANQRAGRCGRVMSGVCIRLYGEDDFAKRPAHTEPELLRSSLAGVILRMKSLHLDEVEAFPFLDKPLPRMVTDGYQLLDELGAVNDDRELTQSGRELARLPLDPRIGRMILAARDGHCLREMLVIAAALSVQDPRERPQEQAGTADQAHAKWRGDEQQQRSEFLAWLNLWKAFDAVWTHESQRKQRDWCRKNFLNYLRMREWREVHAQLHTLCGEHSWRENEKPATYEQVHKALLAGLLGNLGLKSEEEGHYLGARGIRFWPHPGSALAKKAGRWIVAAELVETTRLYARCLAKIEPEWLEQVGAHLVRKSVYDPHWEKKTGQVRAWERGTLHGLVLYAKRPVTYSRIDPALARELFIREGLVQGELPDEMARHARFFQHNRKLVRDIEQLEHKTRRQDVLVDEDLIFAFYDAKIPAEVVDVASFERWRKDAEMAEPKLLYLTREQLMRHDAAGVTSERFPPQMEIHGRQYPLAYHFEPGAEDDGVTLTVPVAALNQVPAVRCEWLVPGLLGQKAAQFVKTLPQKYRHRLQPVDDFVADFAEEAHEADEPFLRALTRAAEEKMQLKLPLDAFRAEMLPPHFFMNFRAIDEHGRMLGQSRDLAALRSRFAAKIEQTFARAEVKEETADAALQGLTSWSFGELPEIMEVKAGGRSVIGFPALVDEGDSVALRVQDTPEKATSVHRKGLRRLFALELREQVKFVEKSLPRELGLLFMAWGTEAELKAQIVAATLERTCMLAPLPADAAAFARRKDEARARISLVGQEIGRLVGAILNENAALQKKLATIKAQPAVSDDIKAQCAELLPKGFVEATPFERLAHFPRYLKAAALRIDKLRADPARDARLAQEFAALYKPWERERLARRKSGAPDPWLEDFRWLLEELRVALFAQELKTPMPASVKRLQKAWESRPR from the coding sequence ATGAAATTCGACCCCGCAACCCGCCTGGCCGCGCGGCCGGCGATTGCCTACGACGACGAACTGCCGGTCAGCGCGAAGCGCGGCGAGATCGCCGAGGCGATCCAGAAGAACCAGGTGGTCATCGTCTGCGGCGAGACCGGCTCGGGCAAGACCACGCAATTGCCGAAGATCTGCCTGGAACTCGGTCGCGGCGCCCACGGGTTGATCGGCCACACCCAGCCGCGCCGCATCGCCGCCCGCGCCACCGCCACGCGCATCGCCCAGGAACTGAAGAGCGAGCTCGGCCGCGCCGTCGGTTTCAAGATCCGCTTCACCGACCGCGTCAGCCCCGACAGCTACATCAAGCTGATGACCGACGGCATCCTGCTCGCCGAGACGCAGGGCGATCCGCAGCTGCGGCAGTACGACACGCTGATCATCGACGAGGCGCACGAGCGCAGCCTCAACATCGACTTCCTGCTCGGCTACCTGAAGCAGTTGCTGCCGAAGCGACCGGAATTGAAGATCGTCGTCACCTCGGCGACGCTGGATGCGGAACGATTTTCCAAACATTTCGACGGCGCGCCGGTGATCGAGGTCTCCGGCCGCCTCTATCCCATCGAGATGCGCTGGCGGCCGCCCGCGGACAACGTCGACCTGCCGGAAGCCATCGTCGACGCGGTGGACGAATGCCACCGCAACGGCCCCGGCGACGTGCTGGTGTTCCTGCCCGGCGAGCGCGAGATCCGCGAAGCGGCGGAGGCGCTGAGGAAACATCACCCGCCCGGCACCGAGCTGCTGCCGCTCTACGCGCGCCAGTCGGCGCAGGAGCAGCAGCGCGTCTTCGCGCCGGCCAAGGGCCGCCGCGTCGTGCTCGCCACCAACGTCGCCGAGACCTCGCTCACCGTGCCGGGCATCCGCTACGTCGTCGATTCCGGCCTGGCGCGCGTCAAGCGCTACTCCCACCGCAACAAGGTGGAGATGCTGCAAGTCGAGGACATCGCCCGTTCCGCCGCCAACCAGCGCGCCGGCCGCTGCGGCCGCGTCATGAGCGGCGTCTGCATCCGCCTCTACGGCGAGGACGACTTCGCCAAGCGGCCCGCCCACACCGAGCCCGAGCTGCTGCGCTCCTCGCTCGCCGGCGTCATCCTGCGCATGAAGTCGCTTCACCTCGATGAGGTGGAGGCATTCCCCTTCCTCGACAAGCCGCTGCCCAGGATGGTGACGGACGGCTACCAGTTGCTGGACGAGCTGGGTGCCGTCAACGACGATCGCGAGCTGACGCAGAGCGGCCGCGAGCTGGCCAGGCTGCCGCTCGATCCGCGCATCGGCCGCATGATCCTCGCCGCGCGCGACGGCCACTGCCTGCGCGAGATGCTCGTCATCGCCGCCGCGCTGTCGGTGCAGGACCCGCGCGAGCGGCCGCAGGAGCAGGCCGGCACGGCCGACCAGGCGCATGCGAAGTGGCGCGGCGACGAGCAGCAGCAGCGCTCCGAGTTCCTCGCCTGGCTGAATTTGTGGAAGGCTTTCGACGCGGTGTGGACGCACGAGTCGCAGCGCAAGCAACGCGACTGGTGCCGCAAGAATTTTCTCAATTACCTGCGCATGCGCGAGTGGCGCGAGGTGCACGCCCAGCTGCACACCCTGTGCGGGGAACACAGCTGGCGCGAGAACGAGAAGCCGGCCACCTACGAGCAGGTGCACAAGGCGCTGCTGGCGGGCCTGCTCGGCAACCTCGGCCTGAAGAGCGAGGAGGAGGGCCACTACCTCGGCGCGCGCGGCATCCGCTTCTGGCCGCATCCCGGCTCGGCGCTGGCGAAGAAGGCCGGCCGCTGGATCGTCGCCGCCGAGCTGGTGGAGACGACGCGGCTCTACGCGCGCTGCCTGGCGAAGATCGAGCCGGAATGGCTGGAACAGGTCGGTGCCCACCTGGTGAGGAAGAGCGTGTACGACCCGCACTGGGAGAAGAAGACCGGCCAGGTGCGCGCCTGGGAGCGCGGCACCCTGCACGGCCTGGTGCTCTACGCCAAGCGGCCGGTGACCTACAGTCGGATCGACCCGGCGCTCGCGCGCGAGCTGTTCATCCGCGAGGGCCTGGTGCAGGGCGAGCTGCCGGACGAGATGGCGCGCCACGCGCGCTTCTTCCAGCACAACCGCAAGCTGGTGCGCGACATCGAGCAGCTCGAGCACAAGACGCGCCGGCAGGACGTGCTGGTGGACGAGGATCTCATCTTCGCCTTCTACGACGCCAAGATTCCCGCCGAAGTCGTGGATGTAGCGAGCTTCGAGCGCTGGCGCAAGGACGCCGAAATGGCCGAGCCGAAGCTGCTGTACCTGACACGCGAGCAGCTCATGCGACACGACGCCGCCGGCGTCACCTCGGAGCGCTTCCCGCCGCAGATGGAGATCCACGGCCGGCAGTATCCGCTCGCCTACCACTTCGAGCCCGGCGCCGAGGACGACGGCGTCACGCTGACCGTGCCGGTGGCGGCGCTCAACCAGGTGCCGGCGGTGCGCTGCGAGTGGCTGGTGCCTGGCCTGCTCGGGCAGAAGGCGGCGCAGTTCGTGAAGACCCTGCCGCAGAAGTACCGCCACCGCCTGCAGCCGGTCGACGACTTCGTCGCCGATTTCGCGGAAGAAGCGCACGAGGCCGACGAGCCCTTCCTGCGCGCCCTGACGCGCGCCGCCGAGGAGAAGATGCAGCTGAAGCTTCCGCTCGACGCCTTCAGGGCCGAGATGCTGCCGCCGCACTTCTTCATGAACTTCCGCGCCATCGACGAGCACGGCCGCATGCTCGGCCAGTCGCGCGACCTCGCCGCGCTGCGCAGCCGCTTCGCCGCGAAGATCGAGCAGACCTTCGCCCGCGCCGAAGTGAAGGAGGAAACTGCGGACGCCGCATTGCAGGGACTGACTTCCTGGAGCTTCGGCGAACTGCCGGAGATCATGGAGGTGAAGGCCGGCGGGCGCAGCGTGATCGGCTTCCCGGCATTGGTGGACGAGGGCGACAGCGTGGCGCTGCGCGTGCAGGACACGCCGGAGAAGGCGACGTCGGTACACCGCAAGGGCCTGCGCCGGCTCTTCGCGCTGGAGCTGCGCGAGCAGGTGAAGTTCGTCGAGAAGTCGCTGCCGCGCGAGCTGGGACTGCTGTTCATGGCCTGGGGCACGGAGGCCGAGCTGAAGGCCCAGATCGTCGCGGCGACGCTGGAGCGCACCTGCATGCTGGCGCCGCTGCCGGCGGATGCCGCGGCCTTCGCCAGGCGCAAGGACGAGGCGCGCGCGCGCATCAGCCTGGTCGGCCAGGAGATCGGGCGGCTGGTCGGTGCGATCCTCAACGAGAACGCCGCCCTGCAGAAGAAGCTGGCGACGATCAAGGCGCAGCCGGCGGTGTCGGATGACATCAAGGCGCAGTGCGCCGAACTGCTGCCGAAAGGCTTCGTCGAGGCGACGCCGTTCGAGCGCCTGGCGCATTTCCCGCGCTACCTGAAGGCGGCGGCGCTGCGCATCGACAAGCTGCGCGCCGACCCGGCGCGCGACGCGCGGCTGGCGCAGGAGTTCGCGGCATTGTATAAACCTTGGGAGCGCGAACGGCTGGCGCGGCGCAAGAGCGGCGCGCCCGACCCTTGGCTGGAGGATTTCCGCTGGCTGCTGGAGGAGCTGCGCGTCGCGCTGTTCGCGCAGGAACTGAAGACGCCGATGCCGGCGTCCGTGAAGAGACTGCAGAAGGCCTGGGAGAGCCGGCCGAGATAG
- a CDS encoding EI24 domain-containing protein produces MTEVLKAYARALKSLLTPGILWHLLWPTVLAVVFWIAVAWLSWDSVGAGVERLFQEVSWLNWIQTRWEASALAGAIFVKVVLGLLLIPLIYGTAMFIVAVFALPLMLERVAAKDYPELERRDGGTLAGSLGNALLAVAVFLAGWVVTLPLWLIPGMAIVLPVLLAGYLNYRGYSYDALSAHAGADEIDGVLARERGSLYLAGIVAGLLAFVPVLNLIAPAYAGLAFIHYCLEALRRARTS; encoded by the coding sequence ATGACCGAAGTCCTGAAAGCCTACGCCCGCGCCCTGAAGAGCCTGCTCACCCCGGGCATCCTCTGGCACCTGCTGTGGCCGACCGTGCTGGCGGTGGTGTTCTGGATCGCCGTGGCGTGGCTCTCCTGGGATTCGGTCGGCGCCGGCGTCGAGCGCCTGTTCCAGGAAGTGAGCTGGCTCAACTGGATCCAGACGCGCTGGGAGGCCTCGGCCCTGGCCGGGGCGATCTTCGTCAAGGTGGTGCTGGGCCTGCTGCTGATTCCGCTCATCTACGGCACGGCGATGTTCATCGTCGCCGTCTTCGCCCTGCCGCTGATGCTGGAGCGGGTGGCGGCGAAGGATTATCCCGAGCTGGAGCGGCGCGACGGCGGCACGCTGGCCGGCAGCCTCGGCAACGCCCTGCTGGCGGTGGCCGTGTTCCTCGCCGGCTGGGTGGTCACGCTGCCGCTGTGGCTGATCCCCGGCATGGCCATCGTGCTGCCGGTGCTGCTCGCCGGCTACCTCAACTACCGCGGCTACAGCTACGACGCGCTGTCGGCGCATGCCGGCGCCGACGAAATCGACGGCGTCCTGGCACGCGAGCGCGGCAGCCTGTACCTGGCCGGCATCGTCGCCGGCCTGCTGGCCTTCGTGCCGGTGCTCAACCTCATCGCGCCGGCCTATGCCGGGCTGGCCTTCATCCACTACTGCCTGGAGGCGCTGCGGCGCGCAAGGACATCATGA
- a CDS encoding molybdopterin-binding protein, with amino-acid sequence MSLGTIVIGDEILSGKRADKHFAKIIELLALRGMMLDWALYLGDDRARLTEALRRSFATEDIVFSFGGIGVTPDDHTRQAAAAALGVGIALHPDAEREIRARFGEETTPQRLMLGEFPLGSEIIPNPYNRIPGFSVGNHYFFPGFPVMSWPMLEWVLDTRLAPLHHLVARDERAIIVYEAPESALLDLMNRITRDYPRASLFSLPSFGGEGVRRHIELGVRGEPASVEKAMEEIRAEVTRLGYEWAGKEK; translated from the coding sequence ATGAGCCTCGGCACCATCGTCATCGGCGACGAAATCCTTTCCGGCAAACGGGCGGACAAGCACTTCGCCAAGATCATCGAGCTGCTCGCCCTGCGCGGCATGATGCTCGACTGGGCGCTGTACCTCGGCGACGACCGGGCGCGCCTGACGGAAGCCCTGCGGCGCAGTTTTGCCACGGAGGACATCGTTTTCAGCTTCGGCGGCATCGGCGTGACGCCGGACGACCACACGCGCCAGGCCGCCGCCGCGGCGCTCGGCGTGGGCATCGCCCTTCACCCCGATGCCGAGCGCGAGATCCGCGCACGATTCGGCGAGGAAACCACGCCGCAGCGGCTGATGCTGGGCGAGTTTCCGCTGGGCAGCGAGATCATTCCCAACCCCTACAATCGCATTCCCGGCTTCTCGGTCGGAAACCATTACTTCTTTCCCGGCTTTCCGGTGATGTCCTGGCCGATGCTGGAATGGGTGCTGGATACGCGCCTTGCCCCGCTGCATCACCTGGTGGCGCGCGACGAGCGGGCGATCATTGTCTACGAAGCGCCCGAATCGGCCCTGCTCGACCTGATGAACCGCATCACGCGGGATTATCCGCGGGCGTCCCTGTTCAGCCTGCCCTCATTCGGCGGCGAAGGCGTGCGGCGGCATATCGAGCTGGGCGTGCGCGGCGAGCCGGCTTCCGTGGAGAAGGCGATGGAGGAGATCCGTGCCGAGGTGACGCGGCTCGGCTACGAGTGGGCCGGCAAGGAGAAATAA
- a CDS encoding phasin family protein: MLTTPEQLATANKANVEAMLTLANTAFASAERFAALNLNTARAVLEDSVNNAKALLGAKDLQEVISLQATLAQPSVEKAVAYSRSVYEISAQTQEEFSKLVEAQFAEVNKNVASTLDKAAKSAPAGSDVAVAAVKSAIAAANSAYDTMSKAAKQVAEIAEANVAAATNATVKAVGATAAAKAKKAA, from the coding sequence ATGCTGACCACCCCGGAACAACTGGCTACCGCCAACAAAGCCAACGTCGAAGCCATGCTGACCCTGGCCAACACYGCGTTYGCGAGCGCCGAGCGCTTCGCTGCGCTGAACCTGAACACCGCACGTGCCGTGCTGGAAGACAGCGTGAACAACGCCAAGGCCCTGCTCGGCGCCAAGGACCTGCAGGAAGTCATTTCCCTGCAAGCCACCCTGGCCCAGCCCTCCGTCGAGAAGGCCGTTGCCTACTCGCGCAGCGTCTATGAGATCTCCGCCCAGACCCAGGAAGAGTTCTCCAAGCTGGTCGAGGCCCAGTTCGCCGAAGTGAACAAGAACGTCGCTTCCACGCTGGACAAGGCCGCCAAGTCGGCCCCGGCCGGTTCCGACGTCGCGGTTGCCGCGGTCAAGTCCGCCATCGCCGCCGCCAACTCGGCCTACGACACGATGAGCAAGGCTGCCAAGCAGGTCGCCGAGATCGCCGAAGCCAACGTGGCCGCCGCGACCAACGCCACGGTCAAGGCCGTCGGCGCCACCGCTGCCGCCAAAGCCAAGAAAGCCGCCTAA
- a CDS encoding DMT family transporter, with amino-acid sequence MTEKTHSQPMLLVLAPGLFVLLWSTGFIGAKLGLPFAEPLTFLLVRFACVIGLLGLLALVLRRPWPHRPIQWFHIAVAGTLLHGGYLSGVFLAIYTGMPAGVVALVVGIQPLLTAFLSASMVGERVSGRQWAGLALGFCGVTLVVWEKLGFAGLSGAGLAFSVMALLSITLGTLYQKRFCAELDLWSGSVVQFVAAALVLLPFALIFETMRVEWSGQFVFALGWLIVVLSLGAISLLHLLIRRGAATRVSALFYLTPPTTALMAFLIFGEKLGLTAVAGMAIAAAGVAIAVRK; translated from the coding sequence ATGACCGAGAAAACGCATTCGCAACCGATGTTGCTGGTCCTGGCGCCGGGCCTGTTCGTCCTGCTCTGGAGCACCGGCTTCATCGGCGCCAAGCTGGGACTGCCTTTTGCCGAGCCGCTGACCTTCCTGCTGGTCCGCTTTGCCTGCGTGATCGGCCTGCTCGGCCTGCTGGCGCTGGTCTTGCGCCGGCCGTGGCCGCACCGCCCGATCCAATGGTTCCATATTGCTGTTGCAGGCACGTTACTGCATGGGGGCTATCTGTCCGGGGTGTTCCTGGCCATTTATACCGGCATGCCGGCGGGTGTGGTGGCCCTGGTCGTCGGCATCCAGCCCCTGTTGACCGCCTTTCTCAGCGCTTCGATGGTGGGCGAGCGGGTCAGCGGCCGGCAGTGGGCGGGCCTGGCGCTCGGCTTCTGCGGGGTGACCCTGGTGGTATGGGAGAAGCTGGGCTTTGCCGGGTTGAGCGGAGCCGGACTGGCCTTCTCGGTCATGGCGCTGCTCAGCATCACCCTCGGCACGCTCTACCAGAAGCGCTTCTGTGCCGAACTGGACTTGTGGAGCGGCTCGGTGGTCCAGTTCGTTGCCGCCGCGCTGGTGCTGCTGCCTTTCGCGCTCATTTTCGAGACCATGCGCGTCGAGTGGAGCGGGCAGTTCGTCTTTGCGCTGGGCTGGCTGATCGTGGTGCTGTCGCTGGGGGCGATCTCGCTGCTGCACCTGCTGATCCGCCGCGGCGCGGCGACGCGCGTCTCGGCGCTGTTCTACCTCACGCCGCCGACGACGGCGTTGATGGCCTTTCTGATTTTCGGGGAGAAACTTGGCCTGACGGCCGTGGCGGGCATGGCGATCGCCGCGGCGGGCGTCGCCATTGCCGTCAGGAAATGA
- a CDS encoding enoyl-CoA hydratase: MSYENIIVETRGKVGLITLNRPKALNALNDALVDELGDALDKFEADENIGAMVVTGSEKAFAAGADIVAMSQMDYMDVYKSDFITRNWERVKTCRKPVIAAVAGFALGGGCELAMSCDIIIAADTAKFGQPEIKLGILPGAGGTQRMPRAVGKAKAMDLCLTARMMDAAEAERAGLVSRVVPADKLLEEALGAAETIAGFSLPVIMMVKECVNRAYEGPLAEGMLFERRAFHAAFALADKKEGMAAFVEKRKPDFKNR; this comes from the coding sequence ATGTCTTACGAGAACATCATCGTCGAGACCCGCGGCAAGGTCGGGCTCATCACGCTGAACCGCCCCAAGGCGCTCAACGCGCTGAACGACGCGCTGGTCGACGAGCTCGGCGACGCGCTGGACAAGTTCGAGGCGGACGAAAACATCGGCGCCATGGTCGTCACCGGCTCCGAGAAGGCCTTCGCCGCCGGCGCCGACATCGTCGCCATGAGCCAGATGGACTACATGGACGTCTACAAGAGCGACTTCATCACCCGCAACTGGGAACGCGTCAAGACCTGCCGCAAGCCGGTCATCGCCGCGGTGGCGGGCTTCGCCCTGGGCGGCGGCTGCGAGCTGGCGATGTCCTGCGACATCATCATCGCCGCCGACACGGCGAAGTTCGGCCAGCCGGAGATCAAGCTCGGTATCCTGCCCGGCGCCGGCGGCACGCAGCGCATGCCGCGCGCCGTGGGCAAGGCCAAGGCGATGGACCTCTGCCTGACCGCCCGCATGATGGACGCGGCCGAAGCCGAGCGCGCCGGGCTCGTCTCGCGCGTCGTGCCGGCCGACAAGCTGCTGGAGGAGGCGCTCGGCGCCGCCGAAACCATCGCCGGCTTCTCGCTGCCGGTGATCATGATGGTCAAGGAGTGCGTCAACCGCGCCTACGAGGGCCCGCTCGCCGAGGGCATGCTGTTCGAGCGGCGCGCCTTCCACGCCGCCTTCGCCCTGGCCGACAAGAAGGAAGGCATGGCCGCCTTCGTCGAGAAGCGCAAGCCGGACTTCAAGAACAGGTGA
- the lptA gene encoding lipopolysaccharide transport periplasmic protein LptA: MMPAKSAPRILLCATLLAVATLSHAEKADRDKPVNLESDRATVDEINKVHIFEGNVTLTQGTLVIRSDKLVVQQDAEGFQKGIATANPGNLARFRMKREGKDEYVEGEGERIEHDAKTEITKFFNRAWVKSGQDEVRGQFIVFDGIKENYSVTSGPAGTVVPGRDSRVRAVIQPKSKAAPEAAVPGQPVRLQIAPSISNPRQE, from the coding sequence ATGATGCCCGCCAAATCCGCACCCCGAATCCTGCTCTGCGCGACGCTGCTTGCCGTCGCCACGCTCAGCCACGCCGAGAAGGCGGACCGCGACAAGCCGGTCAACCTCGAATCCGACCGCGCCACGGTCGACGAGATCAACAAGGTGCATATCTTCGAAGGCAACGTCACCCTGACCCAGGGCACCCTGGTCATCCGCAGCGACAAGCTGGTGGTGCAGCAGGACGCCGAGGGCTTCCAGAAGGGCATCGCCACCGCCAATCCCGGCAATCTGGCGCGCTTCCGCATGAAGCGCGAAGGCAAGGACGAGTATGTCGAGGGAGAAGGCGAGCGCATCGAGCACGACGCCAAGACGGAGATCACCAAGTTCTTCAACCGCGCCTGGGTCAAGAGCGGCCAGGACGAGGTGCGCGGACAGTTCATCGTCTTCGACGGCATCAAGGAGAACTACTCGGTCACCAGCGGCCCGGCCGGCACCGTCGTGCCCGGGCGGGACAGCCGCGTGCGCGCCGTGATCCAGCCGAAGAGCAAGGCGGCGCCCGAGGCGGCCGTGCCCGGACAGCCGGTGCGCCTGCAGATCGCCCCCAGCATTTCGAATCCCAGACAGGAATAA
- the lptC gene encoding LPS export ABC transporter periplasmic protein LptC: protein MKFKPRGQGLFQIALMTLLVGLTFWLQRATELPDGFSDTLLRHDPDYYAENFTVRRFDGTGAVQNMLVAKKMVHYPDDDTTVATEPQMSFLKGPRPTRITALQGLIGPDAGEVALVGNVRGVRAASATDPEIVFTTTHLTVFPDDEVARTNAAVTFTQGASVIRGIGMEADGKTQLYKLHNQVNSTIENKRR from the coding sequence ATGAAATTCAAGCCGCGCGGCCAAGGCCTCTTCCAGATTGCCCTGATGACCCTGCTGGTCGGGCTCACCTTCTGGCTGCAGCGCGCCACCGAACTGCCGGACGGCTTCAGCGACACCCTCCTTCGCCACGACCCCGACTACTACGCGGAGAACTTCACCGTGCGCCGCTTCGACGGCACCGGCGCCGTGCAGAACATGCTCGTGGCAAAAAAAATGGTACATTACCCGGACGACGACACCACGGTCGCGACCGAGCCGCAGATGTCGTTCCTCAAGGGGCCTCGGCCGACGCGCATCACCGCCCTGCAGGGACTGATCGGGCCGGATGCAGGCGAGGTCGCCCTCGTCGGCAATGTGCGCGGGGTGCGTGCGGCGTCCGCCACGGATCCCGAAATCGTCTTCACCACCACCCACCTCACGGTGTTCCCCGACGACGAAGTGGCGCGCACGAACGCAGCCGTGACGTTCACCCAGGGAGCCTCGGTCATACGCGGGATAGGGATGGAAGCCGACGGCAAGACCCAGCTCTACAAACTGCACAACCAGGTCAACAGCACCATCGAGAACAAACGCCGCTGA
- a CDS encoding KpsF/GutQ family sugar-phosphate isomerase has product MDQIPATEKTDPNALELAKKVLRIEAQAVAGLIDRLDGAFPRAIELILACHGRVIVSGVGKSGHIARKIAATLASTGTPAYFVHAAEAAHGDLGMITRDDVLIALSNSGESEELLTIVPLVKRQGGRLIAITGSAASSLAREADAHLDAGVAEEACPLNLAPTASTTAALAMGDALAVALLDARGFGAEDFARSHPGGALGRRLLTHVRDIMRKIDAVPRVGENATVAEAVLAISRGGMGMTAVVTDKLAVAGIFTDGDLRRAMDKVADMKGTPVTQVMTRNPRTIGPERLAAETAQMMEEHRINQILVVENGVLVGALNTHDLFRAKVI; this is encoded by the coding sequence ATGGACCAAATCCCGGCCACCGAGAAGACCGATCCGAACGCACTGGAGCTGGCGAAGAAAGTGCTGCGCATCGAGGCGCAGGCCGTCGCCGGCCTGATCGATCGCCTGGACGGCGCCTTTCCCCGAGCCATCGAACTGATCCTCGCCTGCCACGGTCGCGTCATCGTCTCCGGCGTCGGCAAGTCCGGCCACATCGCCCGCAAGATCGCCGCGACGCTCGCCAGCACCGGCACGCCGGCCTATTTCGTGCACGCCGCCGAGGCGGCCCACGGCGACCTCGGCATGATCACCCGCGACGACGTCCTGATCGCGCTGTCCAACTCCGGCGAGAGCGAGGAACTGCTCACCATCGTGCCGCTGGTGAAGCGCCAGGGCGGCCGCCTGATCGCCATCACCGGCAGCGCCGCCTCCTCGCTGGCCCGCGAAGCAGACGCCCATCTCGATGCCGGCGTCGCCGAGGAGGCCTGCCCGCTCAACCTCGCGCCCACCGCCAGCACCACTGCGGCGCTGGCCATGGGCGATGCCCTCGCCGTGGCCCTGCTCGACGCGCGCGGCTTCGGCGCCGAGGATTTTGCCCGCTCCCACCCCGGCGGCGCGCTCGGACGCCGTCTGCTCACTCATGTGCGCGACATCATGCGCAAGATCGACGCGGTGCCCCGCGTCGGCGAGAACGCCACCGTCGCCGAGGCGGTGCTGGCGATTTCCCGCGGCGGCATGGGCATGACGGCCGTCGTCACCGACAAGCTCGCCGTCGCCGGCATCTTCACCGACGGCGACCTGCGCCGCGCCATGGACAAGGTCGCCGACATGAAGGGCACGCCGGTGACGCAGGTGATGACGCGCAACCCGAGGACCATCGGCCCCGAGCGTCTCGCGGCGGAGACGGCGCAGATGATGGAAGAGCACAGGATCAACCAGATCCTGGTGGTCGAGAACGGCGTCCTGGTCGGCGCGCTCAACACGCACGACCTGTTCCGCGCCAAGGTCATCTGA